The sequence GACGAGGACCACACTCCCGCGATAAGCAGGTACCACATAGACGTCCTTGAAAGTGTCCACACTCCAGAACCAGGCAACAAGATAACTATAGGCGAAGAGGAGTTCTTGATAACCCCTGCTCAACACTCCGACCCAACCACTATCGGCTTTCGAATGAGGACCGCTTGCGGGGACGTATCATATATCCCGGACACAGCTTACTTCGATGGCTTGGTGAAGTGGCACGACGGGGCGAGGGTTCTCATAGCGGCAATAACTCGACCGAGGGACATGGGTATCCCATACCACCTCAGCACTGACGACGCGGTCGAGATGCTGAAGAACATGGAGAAGAAACCTGAAGTACTGGTAATGAGCCACATCGGCATGAAGATGCACTTTGCAAACCCGTACAAGGAGGCAAAGTACATAGAGACCGTGACGGGCGTCAAGACCTACGTCGCCAAGGAGGGCTTCAGAGTAATGGTGGACAAAAAGGAAATAGCAGTCAGGACCCTCAGGCCTGCGCGCTTTGTTTGAGTTTTTCCACTTCTTTTGCGACGACGCTGTAGGCTAGCTCGAAGAGCTCGTCGCGCCTCTTCTCGCTCGGTGCCTCGACGACGACCCTGATTTTTGGCTCGGTTCCGCTCGGCCTGACCAGAACCCACGATCCGTCCTTCAACTGGAAGCGGTAGCCCGAAATCGTGAGGACTTCCTTGATCTCGTCCCCGAGCCTCTCTTCAAGAATACGGTGTACCCTCTCAAGGATGGCCTTCTTGAGCTCGTCCGGGCACTTCACGTTCTTCTTGGTGAGGTAGTAGGTCGGTATCTCCTCCCGGATTATCTGGGAGAGCGGTTTTCCGCGCTCGTCTATGAGCTTTATGAGGAGCCCCATTGTCACGAAGCTGTCTATCCACGGCCCAAACTTCGGATGGACGAGCTTCCAGGGCTCGGCGGCGAAAATGGCACCGTACTTCTTTATTCCGTCGTGGGGCTGGCCGAGGGGAATCCTCACGACCTTTCCGCCTGCTTCCTCAACGACGTGGTCTATCCTTGAGCCGGTGTCTATCGAGACGACGACCGTCCCTCCGCCGTTCTCCTCCACGTAGAGCTTGGCGAAGAGGGCTATCAGTGCGTCCTCGTTCACGTACTGACCCTTCTCGTCGAAAACGGCTATCCTGTCGGCGTCGCCGTCCTGAGCGATGACCAGGTCAACTCCGAGCGTCCTCGCGAGCTCGCCGAGGTAGGCGATGTTCTCGTACCTCGGCTCCGGCTTCCTTCCGGGAAAGTGCCCGTCAATGTGGGCGTTCACGCTTATCACTTTGGCGCCCATCTCCCTGAGGAGGTACGGCGCCACAACGCTTCCAGCACCGTTGGCGCCGTCGTAGAGAACCGTTAGGTTTGTTTCGTGGTTCACGAAGTCGAGGACGGTTCCGATGTACTCATCTCTAATGTCGAGGCTTTTGAGGCCCTTTATTTCGTCCCACTCGGCCTTTCTGAAGTTCCTGGAGAAAACGAGCCCCTCAAGCTCCCCCTCCTGCTCGACGTAGAACTCAGTTCCGTCACCGTTGAAGACCTTTATGCCGTTGTCCGTCGGGGGGTTGTGGCTCGCGGTTATCATAACCCCTCCGTCGGCGTATTTCCTCGTTCCCCACGCCAGGGCTGGCGTCGGAATCAGGCCAAAGTCAAGGACTTCCTTCCCGGTCGAGAGGAGCCCAGAGATGAGCGCGCTCTGGAGCATCACGCTTGACGTCCTGCCGTCCCTGGCAACGGCAACAGTGTCTCCGTCAATGTACGTCCCCATTGCCCTGCCGATGTTCATCGCGAGTTCCGGTGTGACCTTCTCCCACAGCGTCCCGCGGATTCCAGCCGTGCCGAAGAGCTTCATAACACCACCGTGTTTAGTTGGGCGGCCCCTTAAATATCTTTGGTGGTGTAGATTGATAATCCCCTATAATTCACCAGCCGCAGTCCCCTCGGGAGGGAGTCTCCGCTCAGCGGCAGGATTACCAGAGGGACTCCGACCTTCCTGCTCAGCTCGATTATGGGCCCCATGATCTCTGGTGTCGGCCTCACCGAGTACAGGGCGACCGCGTCGCTGTATAGCTCCAGCTTCGGCCTGAACAGGTCGTCCCGGACGGCCCTAATCCCCGCCTTCCTCGCGTTTTCCACGGCTTTCTTGTTCCAGTCCACTGCCAGAACGTCGTATCCGAGCTCCTTCAGCCTGAACGCTACCTTTGTCTGGAAGCCTATGCCGAGCTCGACTAGTTTCCCCCTTGGAAAACTCTCCGCCAGAAAATCCGCGAGGTCTTCAATTGGCATGGGGGAAAATAGAAACGGGGGTTTAAAAAGCTTCAGAACACGGCCTTTCCGCTTCCCTTCTCGAAGACGTGGGCCTTGCGCATGTCGAAGACTACGTCAATCTCCTGGCCCTCCACGACCTTGGACTCGGCACGGAAGGAGCCAAGGAAAGTCACGTTGCCCACGCGGAGGTGGACTATCTTCTCGCTTCCGAGGTTCTCGATGATGTCCACCATTGCCCTGATCATGTTCTCCCCTGGAATCTTCACCTGAGCGAACATGGCATCGTAGAGGTCCTCCGGTCTGATGCCGAAAATAACCTCCTTTCCGACCAGGTTCTTTTCTTCCAGCACCTCAAACTGGTCTGGCAGGAGTTTGAGCCTGAACTCGCCGAAGTCCACGAAGCCGTCCTCCGTAACGGTAGCGTCAATGAAATTCATCGGGGGCGAACCAATGAAACCGGCAACGAAGGTATTTGCTGGCTTGTCGTAGACTTCCTCCGGAGTCCCGACCTGCTGGAGGGCGCCCTGGTTGATTACGGCAATCCTGTCGCCCATTGTCATGGCCTCAACCTGGTCGTGGGTAACGTAAATCGTTGTGACTCCGAGCTGTCTCTGGAGTTTTTTGAGTTCG is a genomic window of Thermococcus guaymasensis DSM 11113 containing:
- a CDS encoding UPF0146 family protein — its product is MPIEDLADFLAESFPRGKLVELGIGFQTKVAFRLKELGYDVLAVDWNKKAVENARKAGIRAVRDDLFRPKLELYSDAVALYSVRPTPEIMGPIIELSRKVGVPLVILPLSGDSLPRGLRLVNYRGLSIYTTKDI
- the glmM gene encoding phosphoglucosamine mutase, translated to MKLFGTAGIRGTLWEKVTPELAMNIGRAMGTYIDGDTVAVARDGRTSSVMLQSALISGLLSTGKEVLDFGLIPTPALAWGTRKYADGGVMITASHNPPTDNGIKVFNGDGTEFYVEQEGELEGLVFSRNFRKAEWDEIKGLKSLDIRDEYIGTVLDFVNHETNLTVLYDGANGAGSVVAPYLLREMGAKVISVNAHIDGHFPGRKPEPRYENIAYLGELARTLGVDLVIAQDGDADRIAVFDEKGQYVNEDALIALFAKLYVEENGGGTVVVSIDTGSRIDHVVEEAGGKVVRIPLGQPHDGIKKYGAIFAAEPWKLVHPKFGPWIDSFVTMGLLIKLIDERGKPLSQIIREEIPTYYLTKKNVKCPDELKKAILERVHRILEERLGDEIKEVLTISGYRFQLKDGSWVLVRPSGTEPKIRVVVEAPSEKRRDELFELAYSVVAKEVEKLKQSAQA
- a CDS encoding ABC transporter ATP-binding protein yields the protein MAEVRLINVWKQFGDFTAVKDMNLEVKDGEFMILLGPSGCGKTTTLRMIAGLEEPTKGQIYIDDKLVADPEKGVFVPPKDRDIAMVFQSYALYPHMTVYDNIAFPLKLRKVPKQEIDKRVREVAEMLGLTEFLHRKPRELSGGQRQRVALGRAIVRKPRVFLMDEPLSNLDAKLRVKMRAELKKLQRQLGVTTIYVTHDQVEAMTMGDRIAVINQGALQQVGTPEEVYDKPANTFVAGFIGSPPMNFIDATVTEDGFVDFGEFRLKLLPDQFEVLEEKNLVGKEVIFGIRPEDLYDAMFAQVKIPGENMIRAMVDIIENLGSEKIVHLRVGNVTFLGSFRAESKVVEGQEIDVVFDMRKAHVFEKGSGKAVF
- a CDS encoding MBL fold metallo-hydrolase, which translates into the protein MIEITFLGSGGGRFITITQFRSTGGFHIKASRNIYVDPGPGALVRSWRYKLDPRRLDAIFVSHRHVDHCNDLEVMVEAMTGGALKKRGILIASKSVVYGDEDHTPAISRYHIDVLESVHTPEPGNKITIGEEEFLITPAQHSDPTTIGFRMRTACGDVSYIPDTAYFDGLVKWHDGARVLIAAITRPRDMGIPYHLSTDDAVEMLKNMEKKPEVLVMSHIGMKMHFANPYKEAKYIETVTGVKTYVAKEGFRVMVDKKEIAVRTLRPARFV